A region from the Cystobacter ferrugineus genome encodes:
- a CDS encoding HNH endonuclease yields MIRIDRGPEPLELPDVRRGELERFRAIVLASGYDRDELGTRYTAVKEALWRRQSFKCCYCEKVCENVGNDLEHYRPTSRYWWLAWTWENLLFACQNCNRWAKNDEFPLADEKTRPLAPVLIPGGRTRPVTPTPRRTRCAAAG; encoded by the coding sequence ATGATCCGGATAGACAGGGGGCCAGAGCCCCTTGAGCTACCCGACGTCCGGCGCGGCGAACTCGAGCGTTTCCGGGCCATCGTCCTCGCGAGTGGTTATGACCGCGACGAACTCGGGACTCGCTACACCGCGGTGAAAGAAGCACTCTGGCGCCGCCAGTCATTCAAGTGCTGCTACTGCGAGAAGGTCTGCGAGAACGTTGGCAACGACCTCGAACACTACCGGCCGACGTCAAGGTACTGGTGGCTCGCATGGACATGGGAGAACTTGTTGTTTGCCTGCCAGAACTGCAATCGGTGGGCGAAAAACGACGAGTTCCCCCTGGCGGACGAGAAGACCCGGCCTCTCGCCCCCGTACTCATCCCTGGAGGGCGGACGCGCCCGGTTACTCCCACGCCGCGGAGAACGCGGTGTGCCGCCGCAGGTT
- a CDS encoding AAA family ATPase: MFMGRGGISDSKTFVEANRFAMRLPSGEEIRIPALWMSQGYQSTIAWVVDLVAQVWSEAGEPIPLKDIEGLVLIDEIDLHIHPTWQRGLVRSLRHALPRVQFVATTHSPMVLPGLEPHEIFILEAEQDGSVRWAQSTQQPRLLSGGEIYERFFDIRSVYPEEHAQKLHRYLRLAADAYRSDEEEGEMAGLLKWLQNERVPVAYDPVPRRQA, encoded by the coding sequence ATGTTCATGGGCAGGGGTGGCATCAGTGACTCGAAGACCTTCGTCGAAGCGAACCGCTTCGCGATGCGGCTTCCTTCGGGTGAGGAAATCAGGATCCCCGCGCTCTGGATGTCCCAGGGATACCAATCCACGATCGCGTGGGTCGTGGATCTCGTCGCACAGGTCTGGAGCGAGGCCGGCGAACCCATTCCGTTGAAGGACATCGAGGGGCTCGTCCTCATTGACGAGATCGATCTACACATCCATCCAACCTGGCAGCGAGGGCTCGTCCGCTCGCTTCGGCACGCACTTCCGCGCGTTCAATTCGTCGCGACGACCCACTCCCCCATGGTGCTCCCCGGGCTGGAGCCACATGAGATCTTCATCCTGGAGGCGGAGCAGGATGGAAGCGTGCGGTGGGCTCAATCGACGCAACAACCCCGCCTGCTCTCTGGAGGGGAGATCTACGAGCGCTTCTTCGACATCCGGTCGGTCTACCCGGAGGAACATGCGCAGAAACTGCACCGCTACCTTCGACTCGCCGCCGACGCCTACCGGAGTGACGAAGAAGAAGGTGAGATGGCCGGACTTCTGAAGTGGCTCCAGAACGAGCGTGTCCCCGTCGCCTACGACCCGGTCCCCCGGAGGCAAGCATGA
- a CDS encoding Ig-like domain-containing protein, giving the protein MRRAPLLSTVLSSCLLALSACGDDPPAPANPNPEPGTPSVTATSPAGGDEAQLPGALTQVSLTFSGPMDTSKGTLRPSSGLELGAPTWSGNTLTAPITRIGHDEEHTLTLEGFQDAQGQPVEHTLRFRTGTDRPRPVLTASSIPEGAQDVYPLELYFDHEARRPGIYSRKQLSLRFSVPMRTTHAQVKLENHTDSSIAPRVITGQWSDEGRELLLTLPAPEDGGPGGATLEEKSRYTLDLSALRGAEVGNRLDSAAFLGDGRLDFTTSERDGELEHACTHALANEAEAIQATTGEAPPFGFAPLTDTGHSRYRVTLPGEQQHGYTSLVSRPAQDEHIVLYLDRELAVGAYDGMESKDVAVKVEAARPVCTGITHVASFHALQGNRDYFLRFGPTPGAVFEFILERHAH; this is encoded by the coding sequence ATGCGTCGCGCTCCCCTTCTGTCCACCGTGTTGTCCTCCTGCCTGCTGGCGCTGTCCGCCTGTGGCGATGATCCGCCGGCCCCCGCGAACCCCAACCCGGAGCCGGGTACGCCCTCGGTGACGGCCACCTCGCCCGCCGGTGGCGACGAGGCGCAGCTCCCCGGCGCCCTCACCCAGGTGTCCCTCACCTTCAGCGGGCCCATGGACACGTCCAAGGGGACCCTGCGGCCCTCCTCCGGGCTGGAGCTCGGCGCGCCCACCTGGTCCGGCAACACGCTCACCGCGCCCATCACCCGCATCGGCCACGACGAGGAGCACACCCTCACGCTCGAGGGATTCCAGGATGCCCAGGGCCAGCCCGTGGAGCACACGCTGCGCTTCCGCACCGGGACGGATCGCCCGCGTCCGGTCCTCACCGCCTCCAGCATCCCCGAGGGCGCCCAGGACGTGTATCCCCTGGAGCTGTACTTCGACCACGAGGCGCGCCGCCCGGGCATCTACTCGCGCAAGCAACTGTCGCTGCGCTTCAGCGTCCCCATGCGCACCACCCACGCCCAGGTGAAGCTGGAGAACCACACGGATTCGAGCATCGCGCCGCGCGTCATCACCGGCCAGTGGAGCGACGAGGGCCGCGAGCTGCTGCTCACCCTGCCCGCGCCCGAGGACGGCGGCCCCGGTGGCGCCACCCTGGAGGAGAAGTCCCGCTACACCCTGGACCTGTCCGCCCTGCGCGGCGCCGAGGTGGGCAACCGGCTCGACTCCGCGGCGTTCCTCGGGGACGGCCGGTTGGACTTCACGACCTCCGAGCGGGATGGAGAGCTGGAGCACGCCTGCACCCACGCGCTCGCGAACGAGGCGGAGGCGATCCAGGCCACGACGGGAGAGGCCCCCCCGTTCGGCTTCGCGCCCCTCACCGACACGGGCCACTCGCGCTACCGCGTCACGCTGCCCGGCGAGCAGCAGCACGGCTACACCTCACTCGTCTCGCGGCCGGCTCAGGACGAGCACATCGTGCTCTACCTCGACCGGGAACTCGCCGTGGGCGCATATGACGGCATGGAGTCCAAGGACGTCGCCGTGAAGGTCGAGGCCGCCCGGCCCGTCTGCACGGGCATCACCCACGTGGCCTCGTTCCACGCGCTCCAGGGCAACCGCGACTACTTCCTGCGCTTCGGGCCCACGCCGGGCGCGGTGTTCGAGTTCATCCTCGAGCGCCACGCCCATTAG
- a CDS encoding putative metal-binding motif-containing protein: protein MKPTQHIAWGALLGLALSACGPAPEGEEMDFSSQDQGLEAGCTALSPSIASHSCLHANNSADHVAVTATSGLTGSTPSLSGTHKQFDVTLPAGATGTVKFTPGTTGSWAFYLNKSITVTAKSGTTTLSSALAQAVSTSCGLTNYTVYNLTAGTTYTLELGTASGNLVGVIPERVEDYNTRYYQDTDGDAYGNNSVSILSACVPPSGYVTARYDCNDSNASINPGAAEVPGNSVDENCNGSLSN from the coding sequence ATGAAGCCGACGCAACACATCGCCTGGGGCGCGCTCCTGGGCCTGGCCCTCTCCGCCTGCGGTCCCGCTCCCGAGGGCGAGGAGATGGACTTCAGCTCCCAGGACCAGGGACTCGAGGCGGGCTGCACCGCCCTCAGCCCCTCCATCGCCTCCCACTCCTGCCTGCACGCGAACAACAGCGCCGACCACGTGGCCGTGACGGCGACGAGCGGCCTCACCGGCTCGACGCCTTCCCTCAGCGGCACGCACAAGCAGTTCGACGTGACGCTGCCCGCCGGCGCCACGGGCACGGTGAAGTTCACCCCGGGCACCACGGGCTCCTGGGCCTTCTACCTGAACAAGAGCATCACCGTCACCGCCAAGAGCGGCACCACGACGCTCTCCTCCGCGCTCGCCCAGGCGGTGAGCACGAGCTGCGGGCTGACGAACTACACCGTCTACAACCTCACCGCCGGCACCACGTACACGCTGGAGCTGGGCACCGCCTCGGGCAACCTCGTGGGCGTCATCCCCGAGCGCGTCGAGGACTACAACACCCGCTACTACCAGGACACGGACGGTGACGCCTACGGCAACAACAGCGTCTCCATCCTCTCCGCCTGCGTGCCGCCGTCCGGCTACGTCACCGCCCGGTACGACTGCAACGACAGCAACGCCAGCATCAACCCCGGGGCCGCGGAAGTCCCGGGCAACAGCGTGGACGAGAACTGCAACGGCTCGCTGAGCAACTGA